In one window of Rhizobium sp. ACO-34A DNA:
- a CDS encoding CoA-binding protein, protein MRHDSYPEAYLAEILHSAKTVAIVGASVDTRRPSHWIAGFLLGKGYRVFPVNPKYAGQIMLGQPVYAKLADIPVDMDVVDVFRRADQFAAVVEEILRLPELPRAIWGQLGVRDDAAASRAESAGIRVVMDRALVSEYPLVYELQHASRPRSAA, encoded by the coding sequence ATGAGGCACGATTCCTACCCCGAAGCCTACCTGGCTGAAATCCTGCATTCCGCAAAAACCGTAGCGATCGTGGGCGCGTCGGTGGACACTCGACGCCCCAGCCACTGGATTGCCGGCTTCCTGCTTGGCAAGGGCTATCGCGTTTTCCCGGTCAATCCGAAATATGCCGGCCAGATCATGCTGGGTCAGCCTGTCTATGCCAAGCTTGCCGATATTCCCGTCGATATGGACGTTGTAGACGTCTTTCGTCGAGCCGACCAGTTCGCGGCGGTCGTCGAGGAAATCCTGAGGTTACCGGAATTGCCGAGAGCGATTTGGGGCCAGCTTGGCGTTCGTGACGATGCGGCCGCCTCACGGGCAGAATCGGCCGGCATCAGGGTGGTGATGGACCGCGCGCTGGTGAGCGAATATCCGCTGGTATACGAACTCCAGCACGCCTCCCGGCCCCGCTCCGCAGCCTGA
- a CDS encoding 30S ribosomal protein S9, with translation MADLSSLKDLGTTEQAAAPAHVRKVDSLGRSYATGKRKNAVARVWVKPGSGKIIVNGRDFTTYFARPVLQMILQQPIVAAARTGQFDIIATVTGGGLSGQAGAVRHGLSKALTYFEPGLRSVLKKGGFLTRDSRVVERKKYGKAKARRSFQFSKR, from the coding sequence ATGGCTGACCTCTCTTCCCTGAAGGACCTCGGCACCACCGAGCAGGCCGCCGCTCCGGCGCATGTCCGCAAGGTCGATTCCCTCGGCCGCTCCTACGCTACCGGCAAGCGCAAGAACGCTGTCGCCCGCGTATGGGTAAAGCCGGGCTCCGGCAAGATCATCGTCAACGGCCGTGATTTCACGACCTACTTCGCCCGTCCGGTCCTGCAGATGATCCTGCAGCAGCCGATCGTCGCTGCTGCCCGCACCGGTCAGTTCGACATCATCGCTACCGTTACCGGCGGTGGTCTTTCCGGCCAGGCTGGCGCCGTTCGCCACGGCCTGTCCAAGGCGCTCACCTACTTCGAACCGGGCCTGCGCTCGGTCCTGAAGAAGGGCGGCTTCCTGACCCGCGACAGCCGCGTCGTCGAACGCAAGAAGTACGGCAAGGCCAAGGCCCGTCGTTCGTTCCAGTTCTCCAAGCGTTAA
- a CDS encoding dioxygenase, with amino-acid sequence MRREMSDTRFPVYFIPHGGGPWPFMQFPAGPDGKKPWTDLSDFLKSLPKNVGRTPKAILMVSGHWEREPVPTLSSATRPGMLYDYSGFPPETYELTYPAPGAPDVAHRAKQLLEAAGIPAAEDDKRGYDHGVFIPLMVAYPDANVPVVMMSLKNTLDVPSHVAIGKALEPLRDEGVLIVGSGMSYHNMRMFFHDNPEHKQQAIRFDDWLSDVVAIKDPEQRAAKLATWGRNPDAQACHVPDHDHLVPLFVAAGAAGHDAGQHIFRGEFRGKPYSGYRFG; translated from the coding sequence ATGAGGCGCGAAATGAGCGACACCCGTTTTCCTGTCTATTTCATCCCCCATGGCGGCGGTCCCTGGCCCTTCATGCAATTTCCGGCGGGACCCGACGGTAAGAAGCCGTGGACTGATCTTTCGGACTTCCTGAAATCGCTTCCCAAGAATGTCGGCCGCACACCGAAGGCCATTCTCATGGTTTCCGGTCACTGGGAACGGGAGCCCGTACCGACGCTGAGTTCGGCCACCCGGCCCGGAATGCTCTATGATTATTCTGGCTTTCCGCCCGAAACCTACGAACTCACCTACCCCGCCCCGGGCGCTCCGGATGTGGCGCACCGGGCCAAACAACTTCTTGAGGCAGCAGGCATTCCGGCTGCGGAGGATGACAAGCGCGGCTACGACCACGGCGTCTTCATCCCGCTGATGGTCGCCTATCCCGATGCCAACGTGCCTGTCGTGATGATGTCGCTCAAGAACACGCTCGACGTTCCAAGCCACGTCGCGATAGGCAAGGCACTGGAGCCGCTGCGTGATGAGGGCGTGCTGATTGTCGGCTCCGGCATGAGCTACCACAACATGCGGATGTTCTTCCACGATAATCCCGAGCACAAGCAGCAGGCCATCCGCTTCGACGACTGGCTGAGCGATGTGGTCGCAATCAAGGACCCGGAGCAGAGGGCGGCAAAACTTGCGACCTGGGGACGCAACCCGGACGCACAGGCCTGCCACGTTCCGGACCACGACCACCTCGTACCCCTGTTCGTCGCAGCCGGCGCCGCCGGTCACGACGCCGGCCAGCACATCTTCCGCGGCGAATTCCGCGGCAAGCCCTACTCCGGATACAGGTTCGGCTGA
- a CDS encoding glycosyl transferase, protein MQEKSDSQPHGAAPRIAVLVPCYNEEVTVAKVVRDFSRTLPDAKVYVFDNNSTDTTISQARAAGAIVNTVRERGKGNVVRRMFADVEADIYVLVDGDDTYEAMAAPVMIEKLVDGGLDMVVASRKATEQAAYRNGHRFGNRLLTGCIVFLFGRAFTDILSGYRVFSRRFVKSFPAHAAGFETETELTVHALELRMPVAEVDTAYGARPADSVSKLNTYRDGFRILTTIIALLKVERPLLFFSLGALACALISVIIAFPVFQTYVQTGLVPRFPTAILSACIMLLGAILLTCGLVLDTVTRGRMEAKRLSYLSIPGVWRAVSDG, encoded by the coding sequence TTGCAGGAAAAGTCTGACTCACAACCGCATGGCGCGGCACCTAGAATTGCCGTTCTGGTTCCTTGCTACAATGAAGAGGTGACAGTCGCCAAGGTTGTTCGTGACTTTAGCCGGACACTGCCAGACGCGAAGGTTTACGTCTTTGACAACAACTCTACCGATACCACCATTTCACAGGCTCGGGCGGCGGGAGCAATCGTCAACACCGTGCGCGAGCGTGGAAAGGGAAATGTCGTCCGGCGTATGTTCGCGGACGTCGAGGCCGATATCTACGTGCTTGTAGACGGCGATGATACTTACGAGGCCATGGCAGCACCAGTCATGATTGAAAAGCTGGTCGATGGCGGTCTCGATATGGTGGTCGCTTCCCGTAAGGCTACGGAACAGGCGGCTTATCGCAACGGTCACCGCTTCGGCAATCGCCTGTTAACCGGCTGTATCGTCTTTTTGTTCGGTCGAGCCTTCACCGATATTCTTTCCGGCTATCGGGTCTTTTCCCGCCGTTTTGTGAAGTCCTTTCCCGCACATGCCGCCGGTTTCGAGACGGAAACCGAACTCACAGTACATGCGCTGGAATTGCGCATGCCAGTCGCTGAAGTGGATACGGCTTACGGTGCTCGCCCTGCCGACTCGGTCAGCAAGCTGAATACCTATCGCGACGGTTTCCGTATCCTGACGACGATTATCGCTTTGCTAAAGGTCGAGAGACCTTTGCTGTTCTTCTCATTGGGGGCGCTGGCCTGCGCCCTGATTTCAGTCATCATCGCGTTTCCGGTATTTCAAACCTATGTCCAGACCGGTCTCGTTCCACGGTTTCCCACGGCGATCCTCAGCGCTTGTATCATGCTGCTCGGTGCCATCCTGCTGACATGCGGTCTGGTGCTGGATACGGTGACGCGCGGTCGGATGGAAGCCAAGAGGTTGTCATATCTTTCCATCCCAGGCGTGTGGCGTGCGGTTAGCGATGGCTAG
- a CDS encoding N-acetyl-gamma-glutamyl-phosphate reductase, translated as MTAKIFIDGEHGTTGLQIRTRMAGRRDVELLSIPEEERRNQAMREDLLNSADVAILCLPDEASREAVQMVSGNNKIRIIDTSTAFRVAPDWAYGFAEMDKAQTEKIRSSRFVANPGCYPTGAIGLIRPLRAAGILPDGYPVTVNAVSGYTGGGKQMIAQMEDQSRPDAISANNFLYGLPLKHKHVPEMKTHGLLDRAPLFSPSVGRFAQGMIVQVPLFLDDLKDGTTIETIHAALVAHYAGQNIVSVVSIEESAKLGRVDAEELAGQDTMKLFVFGTQGGPHVNLVAVLDNLGKGASGAAVQNMDLMLSA; from the coding sequence ATGACAGCGAAGATCTTCATCGACGGCGAACACGGCACCACGGGACTGCAGATCCGCACCCGCATGGCCGGCCGCCGCGACGTCGAGTTGTTGTCCATCCCCGAGGAGGAGCGGCGCAATCAGGCGATGCGGGAAGACCTGCTGAACAGCGCCGACGTCGCCATTCTCTGCCTGCCCGACGAAGCCTCACGGGAAGCGGTGCAGATGGTTTCCGGCAACAACAAGATCCGGATCATCGACACCTCGACGGCCTTCCGTGTTGCCCCGGACTGGGCCTACGGTTTTGCCGAAATGGACAAGGCACAGACGGAAAAGATCCGCTCCTCCCGTTTCGTCGCCAACCCCGGCTGCTACCCGACCGGTGCAATCGGCCTCATCCGGCCGCTTCGCGCTGCCGGCATCCTGCCTGACGGCTATCCGGTCACTGTCAACGCGGTCTCCGGCTACACCGGCGGCGGCAAGCAGATGATCGCCCAGATGGAAGACCAGAGCCGACCCGATGCCATTTCGGCCAACAACTTTCTCTACGGCCTACCCCTCAAGCACAAGCATGTGCCGGAGATGAAGACCCACGGCCTGCTCGACCGGGCGCCGCTGTTTTCGCCCTCCGTCGGCCGCTTCGCACAGGGCATGATCGTGCAGGTTCCGCTCTTCCTGGACGACCTGAAGGACGGCACGACGATCGAGACGATCCATGCAGCCCTCGTCGCGCATTATGCCGGCCAGAACATCGTCAGCGTCGTTTCGATTGAGGAAAGCGCCAAGCTTGGACGCGTGGATGCCGAGGAACTGGCCGGTCAGGACACGATGAAGCTCTTCGTGTTCGGCACGCAAGGCGGCCCGCATGTCAACCTCGTCGCGGTTCTCGACAATCTCGGCAAGGGTGCGTCCGGTGCAGCCGTCCAGAACATGGACCTGATGCTTTCCGCCTGA
- a CDS encoding antibiotic biosynthesis monooxygenase, which yields MSTTTASPFAQLPEPPYYVVVFSSRRTEGDTGYGNMAETMAKLASEQPGYLGVESVRDADGFGITNSYWADEESIRAWKAVVSHAAAQKFGRERWYEEYQVRVARVERAYGFAG from the coding sequence ATGTCGACAACGACCGCCTCCCCCTTTGCACAGTTGCCCGAACCACCTTATTACGTGGTGGTATTTTCCTCGCGCCGCACCGAAGGCGACACAGGCTATGGCAACATGGCGGAGACGATGGCAAAGCTCGCCAGCGAGCAGCCGGGATATCTCGGGGTGGAGAGCGTGCGTGACGCCGACGGCTTCGGCATTACCAACTCCTACTGGGCGGACGAGGAGAGCATTCGAGCATGGAAGGCCGTGGTTTCCCACGCCGCCGCCCAGAAGTTCGGACGCGAGCGTTGGTACGAGGAATATCAGGTCCGGGTGGCGCGGGTCGAACGCGCCTACGGTTTTGCAGGATAA
- a CDS encoding agmatinase, with product MASKSIDNAFTARTVRGAATDPTYAGALSFMRRRFSKSLKDVDAAVLGIPFDAAVSNRPGARFGPQAIRRASAIFDNDPQYPFSRDLFEKMAVVDYGDVLLDYGNHQKTPGLIEKEAAKIIASGAYLLGLGGDHFVTWPLLKAHAARHGPLALVHFDAHQDTWDDDGKRIDHGSFVCRAVREGVIDPTHSIQIGIRTHAPEDFGIHILHGYEVEDLGAQAIADRILAHVGDRPCYLTFDIDCLDPAFAPGTGTPVAGGPSSAKMLSVLRKLGPLDIRGSDIVEVAPAYDHADITAIAGATVAMYMLGLRAEKLATRT from the coding sequence ATGGCGAGCAAATCCATCGACAATGCCTTCACCGCCAGGACAGTTCGCGGCGCGGCGACCGATCCGACCTATGCCGGCGCGCTCTCCTTCATGCGCCGCAGGTTCTCGAAGTCGCTGAAGGATGTCGATGCCGCCGTCCTCGGTATTCCCTTTGACGCTGCCGTCTCCAACCGGCCCGGCGCCCGTTTCGGGCCGCAGGCGATCCGGCGCGCCTCCGCGATCTTCGACAACGACCCGCAGTACCCGTTTTCCCGCGATCTTTTCGAGAAGATGGCAGTCGTCGACTATGGGGACGTTCTGCTCGACTACGGGAATCACCAGAAGACGCCCGGACTGATCGAGAAGGAAGCCGCTAAGATCATTGCGTCCGGCGCCTATCTGCTCGGTCTCGGCGGCGATCATTTCGTCACATGGCCACTTCTCAAGGCCCATGCCGCCAGGCATGGACCGCTGGCGCTCGTGCATTTCGACGCCCACCAAGACACCTGGGATGACGACGGCAAGCGCATCGACCACGGGTCTTTCGTCTGCCGCGCCGTGCGTGAAGGCGTGATCGACCCGACACATTCGATCCAGATCGGTATCAGGACCCATGCGCCGGAGGATTTCGGCATCCATATCCTGCACGGCTACGAAGTCGAAGACCTCGGGGCGCAGGCGATTGCCGACCGGATCCTTGCCCATGTCGGCGACCGGCCCTGCTACCTCACCTTCGATATCGACTGCCTCGACCCCGCATTCGCCCCCGGGACAGGCACGCCCGTTGCCGGCGGCCCCTCCTCGGCCAAGATGCTCTCGGTTCTGCGCAAGCTCGGGCCGCTTGACATTCGCGGTTCGGATATCGTCGAGGTCGCGCCGGCCTATGACCACGCCGACATCACCGCCATTGCGGGCGCGACGGTCGCGATGTATATGCTCGGCCTGCGCGCCGAGAAGCTTGCGACACGCACCTGA
- a CDS encoding enoyl-CoA hydratase (Catalyzes the reversible hydration of unsaturated fatty acyl-CoA to beta-hydroxyacyl-CoA) — protein sequence MAEVVSFKKSAGEVGEGPVLSALSHGVLRLTLNNPPANALSIATMEALMLALERAGNDPEVRVIILTASGKLFSAGHDLKEMTAHRADPDRGRAFFEKTMRLCADLMLKITHLPKPVIAEVDGLATAAGCQLVASCDLAICTDTATFCTPGVNIGLFCSTPMVAVSRAAHRKQAMEMLLTGETIDASTAKDFGLVNRIVPKQYLAQVVDKYASVIASKSPLTLKIGKEAFYRQIDMPLEEAYDYAARVMVENMLARDAAEGIGAFLDKRHPTWTGE from the coding sequence ATGGCGGAAGTGGTATCGTTCAAGAAGAGTGCAGGCGAGGTGGGAGAGGGGCCGGTATTGTCGGCTCTGTCGCATGGTGTGCTGCGCCTGACGCTCAACAATCCTCCCGCCAACGCCCTGTCCATCGCCACGATGGAGGCCTTGATGCTCGCATTGGAGAGGGCGGGCAACGATCCGGAAGTGCGTGTCATCATCCTCACTGCTTCCGGCAAGCTGTTTTCGGCTGGCCATGACCTGAAGGAAATGACGGCGCACCGGGCGGACCCCGATCGCGGCCGGGCTTTCTTTGAAAAGACGATGCGGCTCTGCGCCGACCTGATGCTGAAGATCACGCATCTACCGAAGCCGGTGATTGCCGAGGTTGACGGGCTGGCGACGGCCGCTGGCTGCCAGCTCGTGGCCTCCTGTGATCTGGCCATCTGCACGGATACGGCGACCTTCTGCACGCCGGGCGTCAATATCGGACTTTTCTGCTCGACGCCAATGGTCGCGGTCAGTCGCGCCGCTCATCGCAAGCAGGCCATGGAGATGCTGCTGACGGGCGAGACCATTGACGCTTCCACCGCCAAGGATTTCGGCCTCGTCAATCGGATCGTGCCGAAGCAATATCTTGCTCAGGTTGTAGATAAATACGCGTCCGTGATCGCGTCCAAGTCGCCGCTGACATTGAAGATCGGCAAGGAGGCCTTCTACCGCCAGATCGATATGCCGCTGGAGGAAGCCTACGATTATGCAGCCCGGGTCATGGTGGAAAACATGCTGGCGCGAGATGCCGCAGAAGGTATCGGCGCGTTTCTCGACAAACGTCATCCCACCTGGACGGGGGAATAA
- a CDS encoding thioesterase — protein sequence MLPIMTAEEINQFMETDFPQIHTDGRVFKVTAVEPGAVTMTFDPSERHLRPGGTVSGPAMFALADVCAYAAVLAHIGPVALAVTTSLNINFLRLPKPQPITCTCRILKLGKRLAVIDAILGQDGSAEPIAQATATYSIPPRG from the coding sequence ATGCTGCCGATCATGACCGCTGAGGAAATCAACCAGTTCATGGAAACGGATTTTCCGCAAATCCACACCGACGGGCGCGTGTTCAAGGTGACGGCGGTGGAACCGGGGGCAGTCACGATGACCTTCGACCCGTCGGAACGGCATCTGCGGCCCGGCGGCACGGTTTCCGGTCCGGCCATGTTCGCGCTCGCCGACGTTTGTGCCTATGCCGCAGTGCTCGCCCATATAGGGCCGGTGGCACTCGCCGTTACCACCAGTCTCAACATCAACTTCCTTCGCCTGCCAAAGCCCCAGCCGATTACCTGCACATGCCGCATCCTCAAGCTCGGCAAGCGGCTTGCCGTCATCGACGCCATCCTCGGCCAGGATGGAAGCGCCGAGCCGATTGCCCAGGCGACAGCCACCTATTCCATTCCGCCGAGGGGCTGA
- a CDS encoding glyoxalase: MTLDRRISLITLGVADVARSTAFYERLGWSRSSASQEAITFIQLKGTVLALFSRAALAEDAGVENTPVGFSGVTLAHNVSDPEEVDAVVDFAISCGATLVKKPEKVFWGGYSGYFADPDGHLWEVAHNPFAPIDEHGHLALPE, from the coding sequence ATGACTCTCGATCGCCGCATATCCTTGATTACGCTTGGCGTCGCAGATGTGGCGCGCAGCACCGCCTTTTATGAGAGGCTTGGATGGAGCCGGTCTAGCGCCTCTCAGGAGGCCATAACCTTCATTCAGTTGAAGGGTACGGTGCTTGCACTTTTTTCGCGAGCAGCTCTTGCCGAGGATGCCGGTGTGGAGAATACGCCTGTCGGTTTTTCCGGCGTCACGCTTGCTCATAACGTTTCGGACCCCGAGGAAGTCGATGCCGTTGTCGATTTCGCGATTTCCTGCGGTGCCACTCTGGTGAAGAAGCCGGAGAAGGTCTTCTGGGGCGGATATTCCGGTTATTTCGCCGATCCGGACGGCCATCTGTGGGAAGTGGCTCACAATCCGTTCGCACCGATAGATGAGCATGGACACCTTGCGCTGCCGGAGTGA
- a CDS encoding CoA-binding protein, giving the protein MDHDRYEDAYLAEILKSTGTIALVGASPKPDRPSYGVMRFLLSRGYKVIPVNPGQAGKDILGQKTVARLADIGEPIDMVDVFRASEYLGEVVDDALALETRPKVIWSQLGVRDDSAAARAEAAGIKVVMNHCPAIEIPHLGL; this is encoded by the coding sequence ATCGACCATGACCGTTATGAAGATGCCTATCTCGCTGAAATCCTGAAGAGCACCGGAACGATTGCTCTTGTCGGCGCCTCGCCGAAGCCCGACCGGCCGAGCTATGGCGTCATGCGGTTTCTGCTGTCCCGCGGCTACAAGGTGATACCCGTCAATCCGGGGCAGGCGGGCAAGGACATCCTCGGGCAGAAGACCGTGGCGCGATTGGCCGATATCGGAGAGCCGATCGACATGGTCGATGTGTTCCGTGCTTCCGAATATCTGGGCGAGGTGGTCGACGACGCGCTGGCGCTGGAAACCCGCCCGAAGGTGATCTGGTCGCAGCTCGGAGTGAGGGACGACAGCGCCGCGGCAAGGGCGGAAGCGGCCGGGATCAAGGTCGTCATGAACCATTGCCCGGCCATTGAAATACCACACCTCGGCCTTTGA
- a CDS encoding 50S ribosomal protein L13 yields the protein MSTFVQKPAEVEKKWIIIDAEGLVVGRLASLIAMRLRGKHKATYTPHVDDGDNVIVINAEKVALTGKKYSDKKYYWHTGYPGGIKERTARQIIEGRFPERVIEKAVERMVPRGPLGRRQMKNLRVYAGSNHPHEAQQPVALDVAKLNSKNVRSA from the coding sequence ATGTCTACCTTCGTTCAGAAGCCCGCCGAGGTGGAGAAGAAGTGGATCATCATCGATGCCGAAGGCCTCGTTGTCGGTCGCCTCGCCTCCCTCATTGCCATGCGCCTGCGCGGCAAGCACAAGGCCACCTATACCCCCCACGTTGACGACGGCGACAACGTCATCGTCATCAATGCCGAGAAGGTCGCCCTGACCGGCAAGAAGTATTCCGACAAGAAGTACTACTGGCACACCGGTTATCCGGGCGGCATCAAGGAGCGCACGGCTCGCCAGATCATCGAAGGCCGCTTCCCGGAGCGCGTCATCGAGAAGGCTGTCGAACGCATGGTTCCGCGCGGCCCGCTCGGCCGTCGCCAGATGAAGAACCTGCGCGTTTACGCCGGTTCCAACCATCCCCATGAAGCCCAGCAGCCGGTTGCCCTCGACGTGGCCAAGCTGAACAGCAAGAACGTAAGGAGCGCCTGA